The following proteins are encoded in a genomic region of Nicotiana sylvestris chromosome 4, ASM39365v2, whole genome shotgun sequence:
- the LOC104239679 gene encoding zinc finger protein ZAT3-like — protein sequence MDNQNTYCTTISDFIQPLVLQSHVIGDHHPLDQTHEEEASRRFTMFDTNVRYKPQNPRKKRSKLLRINDNSFRISSTNNPSTSGVVSETVITKPKCAKKPPYPNAPKITRPCTECGKKFWSWKALFGHMRCHPERQWRGINPPPNLKRPIHSSFPQQSPNYSLLLTDEDHEIAECLLLLSNGQPRTPCTGNSPNVLLENDNVVWDVDHMVIDGGVGEKGVIESGTLSSGMNNCCKLECTSCKKVFGSRQALGGHRATHKNVKGCFANTTNYGECSQQLEEGNMGIMWPIEKGRGSDSEDTISNDNKRLMVLGHKCSICLRGFTTGQALGGHKRCHLEKLGDEITATTTTTISAAESDLTRAVIVNPKVQGNNVANLDLNFPPVTTSGDDQDDSSASYSCISGLELDLRLGL from the coding sequence ATGGACAACCAAAACACCTATTGCACTACTATTTCCGATTTTATTCAACCCCTCGTTCTACAGAGTCATGTAATTGGCGATCATCATCCTCTGGATCAAACCCATGAAGAAGAAGCATCAAGAAGATTCACAATGTTTGACACAAATGTCAGGTACAAACCTCAAAATCCcagaaagaaaagaagtaaatTGTTAAGAATTAATGATAACTCCTTTAGAATCAGTAGTACTAATAATCCTAGTACTTCAGGGGTTGTTAGTGAAACTGTTATTACTAAGCCTAAATGTGCCAAGAAACCACCATACCCTAATGCCCCCAAAATTACTAGGCCTTGTACTGAATGTGGCAAGAAATTTTGGTCGTGGAAAGCCCTTTTTGGTCACATGCGCTGTCACCCTGAACGCCAATGGCGTGGTATTAACCCTCCTCCCAATTTAAAACGGCCAATTCATTCTTCATTTCCCCAACAATCCCCCAATTATTCCCTTTTACTAACAGACGAGGATCATGAAATTGCTGAGTGCTTATTACTATTGTCTAATGGACAGCCTCGTACTCCTTGTACTGGTAATAGTCCTAATGTTTTGTTGGAAAATGACAACGTTGTTTGGGACGTTGATCACATGGTTATAGATGGAGGGGTTGGAGAAAAGGGTGTAATTGAATCAGGTACACTTTCTTCAGGAATGAATAATTGTTGTAAATTAGAGTGCACAAGTTGCAAGAAGGTATTTGGTTCTCGCCAGGCATTAGGGGGACATAGGGCAACTCACAAGAATGTCAAGGGTTGTTTTGCAAATACAACAAATTATGGGGAATGTAGCCAGCAATTAGAAGAGGGCAATATGGGAATTATGTGGCCCATAGAAAAAGGGAGAGGCAGTGATAGTGAAGATACAATTAGCAATGATAACAAGAGGTTGATGGTATTGGGACATAAGTGTAGTATATGTTTGAGAGGTTTCACAACTGGACAAGCTTTAGGAGGACACAAAAGGTGTCATTTGGAAAAACTCGGGGACGAaataacagcaacaacaacaacaacgatatCAGCAGCAGAATCAGACTTAACACGAGCTGTCATTGTCAATCCAAAGGTGCAGGGAAATAATGTCGCTAATTTGGATCTCAATTTTCCTCCTGTTACAACCTCAGGAGATGATCAAGATGATTCTTCAGCTTCTTATTCATGTATTTCAGGATTGGAATTGGACTTGAGGTTGGGGCTTTAG